Proteins encoded in a region of the Ornithodoros turicata isolate Travis chromosome 3, ASM3712646v1, whole genome shotgun sequence genome:
- the LOC135389218 gene encoding uncharacterized protein LOC135389218, with translation MIQKVPVWLEAYDVAIRQYYRDDMAELVDEDVQTKHFTYYMPHQVVVREASRTTKLRRSATKLRVVFDASSHASGSLSLNDNLQSGPYLTADLVALLLNFRRHNVALVADMENAFLHIQVQESDRDALRFLWYDRIPRPQEDTPNIVTFRMKRVPFGITSSPFLLAATLKHHFVNMAHKFPTSSKLPSEST, from the coding sequence ATGATACAGAAAGTACCGGTGTGGCTGGAAGCCTACGACGTGGCTATCCGACAATACTACAGAGACGACATGGCGGAGCTGGTGGACGAAGACGTTCAGACGAAGCATTTCACGTACTACATGCCGCACCAGGTGGTTGTTCGTGAGGCAAGCAGAACGACGAAACTTCGCCGTTCTGCGACGAAACTGCGGGTAGTGTTTGACGCGTCGTCACACGCCTCAGGGTCATTGTCTCTCAACGACAATTTACAAAGCGGACCGTACTTGACAGCAGATCTCGTTGCCCTCCTACTGAACTTCAGGCGGCATAATGTTGCGCTTGTTGCAGACATGGAAAATGCATTCCTCCATATTCAAGTGCAGGAGAGCGACAGAGACGCCCTGCGTTTTCTGTGGTACGATCGCATACCACGGCCTCAGGAGGACACGCCAAACATTGTCACATTCAGGATGAAGAGGGTCCCGTTTGGGATTACTTCAAGTCCGTTTTTGTTGGCAGCTACGCTGAAGCACCACTTCGTGAACATGGCGCACAAGTTTCCAACGTCTTCGAAGTTGCCTTCTGAAAGCACGTAG
- the LOC135389219 gene encoding uncharacterized protein LOC135389219 codes for MQPAVAGDNNGVPTACQGSTACPASSHSRKLRRSSPSAVLWNPSIWFIEAETQFQLAGISQQLTMYRHIVAALPPEIAMEVADVLQAPPPRDQYSHLKTAILDRTTLTERKRLQQLLNTEELGDRRPSQLLRSMEALLGDRAPTFDAQLRELFMQRLPSQVQMILAAASSLPLANLAEQEYKLMEAVGPGVSTVTQPSPDLSATDVKAPIVHLKTTSTHVWTPFLRTSPTCAQALMLLPMPIQTVDDNSGSHSGSRSSQSRRRSPFPRSGDSTSTPWCWYHHRFGNRAERCTLPCGTSYFSTHAQSFP; via the coding sequence ATGCAGCCAGCAGTAGCAGGTGACAACAACGGAGTTCCTACCGCCTGCCAGGGGTCAACCGCCTGCCCCGCCTCCTCCCACAGCCGTAAGCTCCGTCGCAGTTCGCCTTCCGCCGTTCTATGGAACCCGTCGATATGGTTCATCGAAGCAGAGACCCAGTTTCAGCTGGCTGGCATTTCACAGCAGCTTACCATGTATCGTCACATCGTCGCTGCCCTTCCTCCAGAGATTGCGATGGAAGTGGCAGACGTTCTTCAGGCCCCACCGCCTCGCGATCAGTACTCCCATCTCAAGACCGCCATCCTGGATCGCACCACGCTAACTGAGCGGAAACGGCTGCAGCAGCTGCTTAACACCGAAGAGCTCGGCGACCGCCGCCCATCCCAGCTGCTACGTTCCATGGAAGCTTTGCTCGGGGACCGCGCCCCCACTTTCGACGCACAGCTTCGCGAGCTCTTCATGCAGCGCCTTCCGTCTCAGGTCCAAATGATTCTGGCTGCCGCGTCAAGCCTGCCGCTTGCCAACCTCGCAGAACAGGAATACAAACTTATGGAAGCTGTCGGCCCTGGTGTCTCTACGGTCACGCAGCCATCCCCAGATCTTTCGGCCACCGACGTCAAGGCCCCGATTGTGCACCTTAAGACGACGTCCACGCACGTCTGGACACCCTTTCTGCGGACGTCTCCCACCTGCGCGCAAGCATTGATGCTCCTGCCAATGCCCATACAGACCGTCGACGATAACTCAGGAAGCCACTCAGGAAGCCGCAGTTCCCAATCTCGCCGACGCTCGCCTTTCCCACGCTCTGGAGATTCCACATCCACTCCGTGGTGCTGGTACCACCATCGTTTCGGCAACAGGGCTGAACGCTGTACCCTCCCCTGCGGAACAAGCTACTTCTCGACACATGCACAAAGCTTTCCGTAG